The Setaria viridis chromosome 6, Setaria_viridis_v4.0, whole genome shotgun sequence genome includes the window ATGTTCAGGAAAATATCCACATAATATGAGGTTTTCAAGGGTGACAACatatagaatggtggacatgtgcaaaggcaaaGAATTAATTACTCTAAGGCACATATGATGTCCTCGCTgttggattgcacatggttgaaaAGAAAATCCGTTATGTGAACAACAAGGTTATCCTTCTTTGCTCTTCTCTTGATCTTCATGATAACAAAAACTCCTCTCTTTGTTTCATTTTACCTTtctattctttttctttttctctttattttcattcttcttccctttttcttttatttttcatctTTTCTCTGAACCTCCTCTGAACAGAGACCCTTCATAAATAGCATTAGAACATTCCAAGAGACTTCCAGGAATTTTCTACACGCAAACCAAGGGTGGAGgaccccaggccaatcggcctataGAGGTTATAGATAAGCAATAAAAATTTAAATTACCACCAATTTAAGCCTTACTCATAAAGCATAATTAAAATTAAAGTACTAGATCATGTTAGAGCATGGGTTTTGCAAAGACAAATCAATTACTAAACTCCACAACAAAAATTTAGAATTCAAGACAAGGCTCATGATCAAGTGTTGCAAAGGCAAAGTAAAAGACAGGCGAGCAAAGGTAAACACTAAAAACACACGCACGATCCTCAaattttattcatgcttcttctcacaaagacGCTAAATTAGTGATCTAGGCCTAAGTCTTCCCTGAATCTTAAGAAGACTACTACTTCATCTACTTTTTATTGAAACAAAAACACTAATTTAGACTCCCACAGGACTCAACTCGACTAAATTGACTCCAAAAACTCCATACAAGAGGTGATCCTCCCCGTCCCCCACATGCTTAAAATCTATGACGTCCTCATCGTAACTGCATAAAGTACAAAGGAATGAGATGCTTGTATACGCACTAGTGCTGCTGCCTGCAGTTGCTACACATGGGGCGGTTGCTGCTTCCTCCTCCATGGCTTTTGTTCCTCCTCATGTTGTCACACATCCAGCAGAGCTTACTCACGTTCATGTTCAAGAACTTGTAGTCATTTACCTGATGACGCTCATTCTCCTCCATCTTATGGTTTAAAACCTCCATGGCTTGCATGGCATCATCAACGGCGTCGAAGAGGTATTGGACGTTCTGCCTGCATTTAGGGAAGCACGCATGGTAATGCTCTTTAGGTTCCGAGCCGTTGTCTTATGGATCTTCTTCCTTGCCTTTATCTTGACAGCGGCCATCCGGCTTCTCTTCCATGTCGTCCTTGCCATCTGAAATCCACCCAAAGTACTCGTCGTTGTCACCACGGCCTGCAGCACCCTATGATCCAGGGCTCCTATCATCCTCCCAGTAGCTATCGCCTCCATAGTCAGCCGGCGTGTACACAGGGGTCTTCTCCATGTAGTTCTTGCGCTTGATCCTGAGAAGCCTTGCTGAACGCTTGGTTTTGATTGAGAAGAGCCATCTAGACAACAtaaatgaaaacaaaaacaaaggtttTTTAGACAAAAAATTAGATGGTAGAGgttaacaaaaaaataatacaaaTTTAAACGTAGCAAAACTAACTTGTTCCCCGGCAACGGCACCAAAAAAGGTTGTTGGCGTAGCGCGTCAATTCATGAATCGCAAGCacatggatcagttgtagctttttccttagagtaatcccccaaggtttatcaatctatAGAATAAGggatttgcatgcttaactaagcactaatcaatATAACTGAAAGCTCTATGTATTGAATAAGATTATCCTAACAAAAGAGCTATGCAGTCTAGAAGaaagcagatagagagtatAGGTGTGAACAAGGTAGATGGaacgcttgtcctagggatctaggatcacttgtagaggCAATCGCAATGAGtgaaagaactagatctaagtgttatcatgagtgaatatgaaccatgcccaacactttccctctcgcataCCGTCACTACCAAGGATAATGAACTATTGGACAATAGGAACACGACATGATGATTGTTCTAGGTAGCAacaaagcaacccaaagtagcgttggccagccattacatgaaagagtaTCATCAAGAtataaatgataacaaatagatcttCAACAAGTGGTTcggcgattacaaatcaagatctccctACGACCCTAAGGACAAACAAaaactttaccccatgatcttacacatgttaaTGCAAAAGGGGATAAAGGATGCTCTGTAGATCAGCTGGACCAAAGAGGACAATGAATGGGGAAAGGAAAGCcctaggccaatcagcctgaGCACCTCCAGGCTCATCGGCTTGGGAAGTTTTCTCCTCCTCCCAAGCTCTGTCTTCCTCCTATAGATGCATTGTTCTCTCTGTTCCTGACCTGTGGCGGCGATGGAATGGCGTATGCATGGtgtttcctctctcctctttctctccTTGTTTGTAGTCCTatagggggtatttatagtccttcGTGGGAAGTGGCTCTAGACGAATGGTTGATGgaaaaaccctagatgcatCATAGACTTCACACCAAATAAACGGGAGCTTGACCGGACCTTAGAATAGgttaggctgatcggcctataGGGTACTAGACCGATTAGCCTAGGCCCTTTCTGGCCCATTTGGTCCTCCCCTTTCACATGTAGGTTCCTCTTGATGACCCACGTCCAATTATCCATCAAGTTCTGCACACAAGCCCTCTGATTATGTCATATTTCGTGTCAAAACATAATATGCTCTAAAGTACAATACATATGCAATAAtgaggttatttcaggtgccaagtgatgggttagtataagaattagtctaaaaacaccacttaaatggcactaaaatgGTGTCGATAACAAGCGCCAACAGCGGCCCTGTGCTGCAGCCTCCATCCTCACAACCTCTCTCGGACCTCCCTGTGGTGCCGTGGGCATCATGAAGGCGTTAGGAGCGCAAGGGTGCCCGAGGATGCTCGCTGGCGGTCCTCCCCTGCGGCAGCTGGACCGACGGTGGCTCCTACGTCTAGGTCGTAGCTGCCATGAACCCCAACCCACGTTACGCAGCCATGGGGGTCGGTGCCGATCTTAGGGGCGGCACAGCGGGTCCAACCCGCCTAGCCGCGGTCGATCACCCGACCACGCTAGAGTGGTCATGGTGATGGCCACCCATTGATGCATCCCCTAGCACTCTCGACTAACGTTCGTCGTTCATGTCTGACTTCCCTGGGGTGGGGGTGGAGATGCCACCCTCGTCGACAAGCTCGGTGGAGGGCCGGAAGGTGGCGGTGGTAACACCGTGGCGATCACCGACGCCCGATCACCACGAGCGGGCTGCTCCGAGTTCCTTGGCTTGTGGTGGTTGGGCCGAGAGATTAGCAGGTCCTCACACCTCTCGTTGGACGCCCTGGGTGCTTTGAGCTTGCTTCGGCATTGGGCACTGGGGTGGTGTGTTTCTGGGCCACCTATCCCTACGACGGATGGTCGATCCCGCTCCCCGTACCAACGGCGCTGCTCATCCTGGCGCGACCTCGTCGAAGGGATCGGGGAGACCCTCCTGACCAGCACACAAGATCCCCTCGTCAAACAAGTCCTCGAGGTCAGGCGAACCTCTGCCCTCACTCTCATCACCATcattttcctcctcctcctccgacgatgACAGCCCCTAGGTGCAATGCCTCTCACGTCGCGGATCATCTTCCACTTTAGGCATTCCTACTCTTGGGCATCCACTTGGTACTTTGCGGCACACTCAGCCCCCCAGGGTTGCCATCAGGGGAGTACAACATTGACATCGGCTTCCCGAGCCCCTATACACCAACATTGGCTCGAACTTTGCGCACAGATgcataaaaaaaggaaaaaggaagggcAAGGTGAGGTCGGAGGAAGACCACGTTGAGCACATAGTCCTTCGAGAATGACATTGGGTGCACGTCTAAGGTCGCGAGCACTGGCACCTTACTGTCGACCAGGTCTCTTACCCATGATGCCACTTCATCATCGGATAGGGCCTCCGACCTCTCCCAAGTTGGGCCGTCCCTCGCAAGGAAGGCGAACGGCACGTGGTTGCACTTCTTCAGCAGTTGCACACACCTCTTGAGGAAGGTCTAGAAGACACTAATCTCGATCACTCCACCTTTTACCCGCTTCTCCACCACGCCCACAATGGcgtccaccttcttcttctccttcgtGGGGCACCCCCACTTCCATGTCACCTTCTCCACCGGAGGGGCACTGGTGAAGTCAGGAAGCTTGCTGCCATCGTGATTCCAGATGTAGAATGAGTTGGCGTGCCAACCACGATTTGAATTAGTCGTATTGATCTGGGGGTATGACTTCGACAACCCCATGCACATCTAGATCAATACACCTCCCACTGACCCGAGCTCCCTGTCGCTGCTATTCACCTTCCGAGGGGGATCTCGAAGATCCACCGGAACAGCGAGGCATGCAGCACGATGCTGAGGAACCCCTGACATGGTGCCACAAACCCGGCGAGCTACAGCAtgccgttggggttgaggtgttGTGGCTCGATTTCGAGCTCAAACAGAAGCCCACGGAGGATGGGATGCACTAGTAGCTCGAACCCACGCACATGGAAATCAGTGAAGAGCACCGCCTCGCCGACTTTGGGCTGGGGGAAGCGCTATCTCGCCATGGTGTGCCACCCAGCTTTCTCCTTGGGTGAAAGGAAACCCTTGCTCACGAGCTCCACCAGCTTTGCCTTTGTCACCACCGAGGGCCTCCATGCTGACATGGTCAtgaaggagaggatggagagcAACACCGGCGGGCACAGGCAGACAGAGCTAGCAAGCGCAAGGTGAGCTGCTCGGATTCCTCCTCGCCCCCCACCCTcctgatctctctctctctctctctctctctcttagtCTCTTAGTGAGCAGCTGTGCAAGATGAGGGTAGGGGAGAAGATGAGAAGAGGAAGGGACCGCGATACTTATGGATCGGCACCCGCAGGTGCGAATCCTCCTCATGGGGAATTCACATGGCCATGGCAGGTCCCACTCCACGACTGCTCCGAGAGACATGCGTGGGTGCCGCGGCGCACGTACGTGCATCCCACACCATGAAGTTGTGACGGGGAGAGGTGACCCTACCACCTCAAGCTCATCAACTCCTGCACCACCTCCCCTACTACTCCACCATCATGGGACATGAGGCGAACCGCCCTCGCTATCACTGGGCTTACCCCTAGGGAACACAAGTCAAGAACTCAAAGGCCGGCCCACCAGTGGGGATCGCAGCCGTCCTAGGCCAAACACATCAAAGAGCTAGGGACAGGAGGTTGGCCCCAGCGTCTTCCAACCAGGCTAGCGTGAAGCCACCCAACCTCTCTTTCTTGTGTTTGGATCCTTCGTGGGAAGGTAGCGAGCCCCCCGACCACCTGCACAGGAGGTCGGGGACCCACGGGGCAAGCGATCGAGATTTATGGAATGCCTCCCGGCAAGGTACAACCAAACTCCCACGATCCGGAGGCGATTGTGTTGTTCAGCCAATGTGGCAAGCAGTCAACTGTTCCCCACAAAGGGATGAACGAAGGAAAAGGCCCCTGACCGGGACCCTAACCTACTCGAACCTCAAGGCCTTCCTTCGACCAGCTCCATGGCGTGACATAGGCCAAGGAGCTGACCAGTCTAAACTCGAATGGGGCAGCCCGATGATGCTAGGCCATGACAAAGAGACAACAGGTTGGCATTGGGTGGGGGACAACCCCGGATAAGCTGCAGAGGTGCTCGGGGGCTCCTCCCAACCACTTTGCAGATCGAACTAAGAACACAACAGGTAGAAAATGACTTTATTTCACCAAATACTCAGCACAAAGATGACGGCCAAAGGTCGCTTACAAGTGCAAAAAAGTGTAGGTATCACCATGCAGGGTGACACCCAGAGGCCATGGAGGCAGCTGCTACAAGTGCGGTGAGGCACTGTGGACGTGCTCATCACAAGCTTTCTTGTAGTGTTGTCACCTGTAGGGTCAACTACGTGGAAGGGGTGAAGACGGGACAAGCCCTCATAGCTTGAGCAAGCACCGCCATCATTCCGGGCAAAGGAGGATGCCAACCCATCTCGAACAATTTCTAAAGGAATCATCAGCAGGCCCTGAGTCTCCCAAACAATATCTGGCAGAAACATGGAGCAGGCCCCTTGAACCAAACAAATACATGAGGAACCTGGGACAAGAAGAGCAGCAAATTCTCCTCGATGTGCCAAGCCGCTTGCAAGCATTCTTCGAGCGCCAATCGCTGCAGGCACAATGGCCGACCATTGGTGGCTAGAGCCTAGCCCAAGGGGGCCTGAATCTACTACACTCTCTATGAGGCATCTCTTCAAAACTCGACGATGGCCAATGCTAGAGGCGGGTGCTGCTATTTATAGCCTTAGCACTCCATTGTGCGGGATGCTACTACATGGCATGTGAGGGCATATCACTAGCGGGGCCTTGGGAGGATCCTAACGCTCTTCGGATCAGGCTGCTAGCCCCCTGAGCATCACTGCTCCCAAGGTAGGCGAAGCGCCAGGAAGCACGTGAGAGTGGTGCTGCTGTTTACTAGTGCGCAAATACCACTCTCTAACGCTTGGCCTCGAGATTCCTAACATGCGCAAGCGACGGTGTAGTACTGTCAAGGTCGTAGGCTAGAGTGAGCACCTCACAGAAACTGAAGGGCAAAGAGGAGCCATCTGATCATGACAGTGACAACGAGATGGCTCGAAGGGCACACCAACCAAGATGCTAAGGATCGGCGACCGCACCGATATGACCATGCTAGCTCTCTAAACGAGTCTCCGACTCCTTTAGAGGCTTGGGGGCTAGACCCACTGGGTCCGCTCTTGCAAACCCAGTGGAACGCAACAGCACCATCTGTTACGGGCGAACACGAAGGAAGGGGGCCCTCTTCCCGATTCTTCAAATTGTGACTAGGCTCAGGGGCTAATGACAGGTGCATGTACCATGGTTACCCTCACGGGAGCAGCTCTCCAAGGCCCTCGATTGGCCATGCAGCCCAGGTATGGCAAAACGCATGGGAACGGCCCACTCCCCGACCTCCCAACCTTAGAGACAGGCGGGGGCACGTGGCACTCCGATTTCCCCTGTGTTGGGGCCTGGAGGGGTAGGAGCCAGCCTCCCCAGGCGAGGGCTGGTGCATGCACGACATTCAATGCGCCATGCTGATGGGACGCGCACGCCTCCCCACCCCGCACCTGCCACGGCACAGGAGGCAGGGGTGGCAATGGATCGGCAAGTCGTCTAGTGTGACTTCACCCAAGGGACCGCCTTGGTCAGTGGCGCCATCATGGCCCCCGCAGCATGCCTGAGAGTCTACTCTGTGCTACCTGCCTACCATCACATCCCAAGTGTGGGTAGGGCTGTACCTGGGGGCACGCACTAATGTGGGGCCCATGGACCAGACACCAACTAGAAGAGGGCTCCTGACCACTTGGCAGGTGGTTGGCGGCGCTAGCACCGGCCATCATTCGAACAACAATCACTAGCCAGGCTCCTACGTGCCCTAGCGTCAGGCATCGCATGCCACCTCTGGTCACGGGAGTTGGCGAACATGACGGTAGCCACAACCAGCACAGTGCTACCACGACTTGCACAACACCCGCCTCACTGCGCCTCACCTACCATGCCGCACGGTGTGtgccccccccccaccaccacaGGAGCAGGGATAGGATGGGAAGCTGTTCCACGGTGGGCCCATCACGTCAAACCAAGCCAAGGGTCCCGAACTCCCCCACTAGGTGTCTCAACTGCTAGGGTCGAGGGACCCCGACTTTCTCACTGTAGCCTAGTCCCGAAGCCCTATATAAGGGGAGTTGGGTTTTCCTTTCACTCTCTCATATGCTTCTCACACTTGCATGTTTGCGAGCACCCCGTTTTGAGCTTGCTGTGCACTCAGACTTGAGGAACACAAACTCTCATCCTGGACTAGACGTATGGTTTCATCCCGAACTAGTATAAACCCTTGTATTTGTGTTCTAGCCATCGATTGTGAGGTGAGCGCGGCGTATTTCACTAGTCGGCGGTACAGAACACCGACTGAAAGCTTTTGATATGTGGTAATCTTACTCACTTAAATGCTTTTGTTTGCAGTTCAAAGTCATTGACGATCCAAGTTAAAGTTGTGAGAGTTTTCAGTCACCAGTTAGAATTAGTTTACAGCAAAATTCTCTATTTGCTCGAACGGTTACAATTTCAGGTCAAAAGGGACATTTCAAAGCAATTCTCTATTTGCGCCGATTTTCTTTGAACCCAACTATaccaaaaaaacaaacaaaaaagacCTGCTTTTTTGCAGTACCGTCTTAATCTTTCAGTGGAATTTATGTGTGATGAACACGCCACTACTGCAGCTGACACGGTTCCAGGGCGACGGGGGCTACGCCGTCGGCGTGAGCTGCAGCCTGATGCTGTCCGACCCGCTGTCGCTGACGAGGTTCCTCCTGTCGTGGGCGCGCACGCACGCCGAGATGAAGGCTCGGAGCGAGCTCGTCACCCACCCGCTCATGCAGTACGCGAGCTACTTCCAGCGCCCCatggccgcgcgcgcgctcACCAAGTCCATCCCCCTCGACGCCTTCGCTGGCGCCGACGACGGCCACGCCGCTGAGACTGTCCTCTTCAGAGCCAGACCCGCCACCACTGGTGCCGGCGCGCCCGACGATCACCGCGCACTCGCCGGCGCCTGCGTCGCCCAGGCGAGAGAGAGGTTCGGCATGGGCAAGGCGCCGGCCCAGTTCTCGGTCGTCGTCGTTGCCGGTGGGGACGGGCGGGGAGGGACGAGCGTCGAGAGGTGCACGGCGGACGGCCAGCCGGacagcagctgcggcggcggcggacagtACAAGCTTGAGGTTGCCCAGTGGCAGGAGCTCGGGCTGGCGGAGATGGTGCTCAGGGACAGCAAGCCCGTGCACGTGTCGTTCGCCATCgtgagcggcggcgacgaggggctcGTGGTCGTGATGCCTGACGGCGATGCCGGTGAGTTTCTTGTCGCGGCAACTACATCGTCTGCTCCCAAGTGAATAAAAATCGCTAGTGATGTCTGGTGTTGCAAAACTCGCTCCTTGTCACGTATGTCGTGCTAGTTTCTGCTTTTTTGCATCAGCTTGTTTGTTCGGATTCGTTTATGGAATATAATGGAAGTTTGTAAACTGAATTGGGTTGACTTCATGCCCGCAGTAAATAAAAATTTGACGGTAAATACTTTGACGGTCAAATTTTATGGTTCctattccctccgtttcaaattatggatcgttttgacttttgtagatccatagatattattatgcatctagatctatattatatctagatgaatAATAGCAAAAAACTATGCTCCtcgaaaaactaaaacaaccaacaatttgaaacggaggaagtataaaGTAATAAACAACAATTCGAAGCCGATTGTGTACACGTTCTTCTAAAGTCGTCAGCAATTTATAATGAAAAGTTTGAGCTTCAAATTGCATCATTTCCTCAAACAACCATGCACTTGGTGTGTTTTCAGACAAATTCTACCACCAGAACATTCTTGCGCGCAGACACACTGACATTAATAGTTAATACTAGTATACATGCTACTCCTACCTCGTTAAGATAACAATGCATGGTGCCCTAGCCCGTTCTCATATGAACCCATGCTTGGATAGAAACGAAACGGTGCAGTAACCTTAGAAATCTTACCATTCACCACACAGTTACATAGATTCAGGGCTATAGCCTGCAGGCTGAAGCAAAGACATGTAGCCTTACTATTGTTTCACCTGTACTATTACTGTTGCAACAACACTAGAGTGCGTGCGCCAAGTCCGTGGCCTGAAGATCTGACCTCAACATACAGGCCTGTCTTTGAAGGCAGCATGAGAATAAGGGCAAGTCTACGGTACACCATGACAGGTCCAGGATGATACTAAAGAGAAAGGACATTACAAAACATCACAGGGTTATTGTTACTCCATTCAACAACCAACTTGCAGTATAGTAGTCGTCTTGCAGAAACTAGACCGATTCTTCACACGTCCAATGAACTGAAATTGTAACACGAGAGTAAATTAGTTTTTGTAACAGCATATCCAGCAAAACCGTACCAAATTAGCAGTCACACTTGCTTTCCCCGAATGTGAATTTAAGCCCCGTAATTAATTATCTGGTTCACAGCGGAGGATCGAACCAGTTTCTGTAGTAAAGATTACAGATTCCTTCACATGTCATTGTAAAAAATTAAGCAGGATTAGTTCTTCTGTGTCCATCCCCCAATAAACAGAAAATATGCTGACTGGAGATGAGCCAAAAAAGTTCAGCACTTCCAAAACAACAAGTTGTGCATATGGGTTTTGTACCACATATGCACTCTATAAAAATGACACGCAATGGAGCTAATTTCATTTGCACTTTTCTGCAGTTTCAAATCCTATTTTTGAATACATCTTGGCTGCTGTGTTACAAGAGGAGGAATTCACTTTACTTGTTCAAGTTTGAAAGGAATGCCCTGAAAACTTGAGCATAATATATACAACTAGCAAAAATGTAGATTTGGCCTTTGTTTACATGTACATTTTGTGGTTTAATGAAAAACATGTTATCCCACAACTAACCGCAACATCATGAATGTCTAAGGGCCTAAACTTATGTAAGCTTATAAATATGCCAAGGTTCACTACTACAAACTGGTGGATTCTAGTAAAGCTTtatgagggataagggtactcACGGGTCCCcatcgaccaggatactggtcggccctGGCAAGTGCGCCCACCCGACCatgccgtgcgggccaaggtATGAAAatacgtggagcacaagctagGAGGCCGGGCCAACATTTTGCCCGGATATCctgggatacttgttgtaaaccgattcagattgctttccatgtaacaaccgactaggattagatcctatccgattgtaaccctaggtcgtcagcttatataaggcggccagggatGCCCCCGTCCCCCCCCAAAGGGTAACGCACATCAACTCTTTGcatcccataccagcaatacaatccactagaacacaggatgtagggtattactcttcgaaGGCCCGAACCTGCTAAACCTTGCgcccctgtgttaccattcgagctcTTGATCTTGTGATCTCCCcggcctacaaatctaccacctggttaaccccctggtggattgTCGGTCACTAAACATGACacttggcgcaccaggtaggggtgatcatgaGATCCTCCCCGATGGCACCCTACCCTAGCGTCATCTTccctgagagcatgaaggacttcctcgccaacccgatccagcTCGCTTCGGGAGCATACCGGTGGACTCCGACTCCACCATCTCCTTCGCTGACTCGGTGTCCACCACCAGCTTGGCATCCGTCGGATCTGCACCGACGGATCAAGGtcttcacccgaggatcatcacgccACT containing:
- the LOC117861457 gene encoding uncharacterized protein isoform X1, with amino-acid sequence MYSLIAAASTAHDHQRASKPRAARAQQQPRSETMAPTPVALVHVESPQTAVPTRAVEPGRTRRIAVAAPPLPAAALQRRTRVVLYYRTGGGVDGGGAPAPARLWEEVCWAKESLSEALADHPEMAGRLRRREDGSWEVKLNDAGMRFAQATAEATLGEFLAAVRDDKDRARSWEAALAPWADVNAEDPDMCALFYMQLTRFQGDGGYAVGVSCSLMLSDPLSLTRFLLSWARTHAEMKARSELVTHPLMQYASYFQRPMAARALTKSIPLDAFAGADDGHAAETVLFRARPATTGAGAPDDHRALAGACVAQARERFGMGKAPAQFSVVVVAGGDGRGGTSVERCTADGQPDSSCGGGGQYKLEVAQWQELGLAEMVLRDSKPVHVSFAIVSGGDEGLVVVMPDGDAGEFLVAATTSSAPK